From a single Rickettsia endosymbiont of Cantharis rufa genomic region:
- a CDS encoding ankyrin repeat domain-containing protein: MNTKEIYSYTPLHFAANYGNYFIVALLLSYGANPNIQNNNGETALHFAAINGCVRTIECLIKSGAIIDSFDKFERTPLELVIIVEIQTQLSYFYNMKLLSVML; encoded by the coding sequence ATTAATACTAAAGAAATCTATAGCTATACCCCGCTACATTTTGCCGCTAATTATGGTAACTATTTTATAGTAGCATTATTACTTAGCTATGGAGCTAATCCTAATATACAAAATAATAATGGCGAAACTGCGTTACATTTTGCTGCCATTAATGGTTGTGTAAGAACTATAGAGTGTCTCATAAAAAGTGGGGCAATAATAGATAGTTTTGATAAGTTTGAGAGAACTCCTTTAGAACTTGTAATTATAGTGGAAATACAGACGCAGTTAAGTTATTTTTACAATATGAAGCTACTATCAGTAATGCTCTAA
- a CDS encoding IS1 family transposase translates to MVSKKYTQRIERGNLNLRTRCKRLTRKTICFSKSLDIHDKVIGTLIERIAFNIHICKMEVRPKRVILILKKSIAIPRYILPLIMVTIL, encoded by the coding sequence ATTGTTAGTAAAAAATATACTCAACGGATAGAACGGGGTAACTTAAATCTTAGAACAAGATGCAAAAGACTGACACGTAAAACAATTTGTTTTTCCAAGTCATTGGATATTCATGATAAAGTCATCGGAACTCTTATTGAACGTATAGCATTTAATATCCACATCTGTAAAATGGAGGTGCGACCGAAAAGAGTAATATTAATACTAAAGAAATCTATAGCTATACCCCGCTACATTTTGCCGCTAATTATGGTAACTATTTTATAG
- a CDS encoding IS1 family transposase, with amino-acid sequence MNHSINTIEVIIAPEIDEQWSYVQNKSKQRWL; translated from the coding sequence ATAAATCATTCTATCAATACGATAGAAGTAATTATTGCTCCTGAAATAGATGAACAATGGTCTTATGTACAGAATAAATCCAAACAAAGATGGCTTTGA
- a CDS encoding IS1-like element transposase, with protein MSINGSGVRDTVRVLKVGINTVIRVLKKSSVKKDKSFYQYDRSNYCS; from the coding sequence ATGTCAATCAATGGCTCTGGAGTTAGGGATACAGTAAGAGTATTAAAAGTGGGTATCAATACGGTTATCCGTGTTTTAAAAAAATCTAGCGTTAAAAAAGATAAATCATTCTATCAATACGATAGAAGTAATTATTGCTCCTGA
- a CDS encoding ankyrin repeat domain-containing protein — protein sequence MWNILEFLENKATIKIEKFKQLPPLHAAASEGNISDVRIYLHRKCDVNKQDINGKTPYIMLMKKAIGK from the coding sequence ATGTGGAATATTTTAGAATTTTTAGAAAATAAAGCAACAATTAAGATAGAGAAATTTAAGCAATTACCGCCTTTACATGCAGCTGCCTCAGAAGGTAATATTTCAGATGTAAGAATATATTTACATAGAAAATGTGATGTAAACAAGCAAGATATTAACGGTAAAACCCCCTACATCATGCTTATGAAAAAGGCAATAGGGAAATAA
- a CDS encoding UvrD-helicase domain-containing protein, with protein MSDLQQQASDPNYSVWVSASAGTGKTKILTDRFLRLLITGVEPTNILCLTFTNAAAVEMQARINNKLRNLSLCDVGKLEEELFLMTGHKPLLLEIENAKTLYDKLLNSNEPLNIYTIHAFCQKILKTFPLEAGITPEFKILEETKLQDIFLNIRNEIYLSNEHNDLIKILLNRFHEITLQDIFTEIIEQKIKFKKLFTYKTIPEEIHNKRLALGELNNIYDKVKNLFLEYDLETEPKELFFTKDGKKRKSLLSKELIRKYFKLLPELKKITSEIYRLDELRRIEELEYHTNLLTKLAYIILKKYDSYKEENNLLDYDDLIYYTEKLLNNKTTHEWLVHKLENEINHILVDEAQDTSPPQWDIITTLITEFNAADKPSNSTFIVGDDKQSIFSFQGADLANFSLVSEQLKTNLISANKKFKNITLEYSYRSCAEILQFTHHVLKNIKSNYPNLFLSDNPLISSFRTHQGSVTVWPLVTSEKQEELFWALPEDYKNSKSAADLLIEKIVNFIKEQIESKEILPSSASRISEKDFMILVRKRDEFSNNLIKELSEAKLKVEASDRVNLKENLTIMDLISVAKFVLLPDDDLNLAGLLKSPIIGMNEQQLYELLVNKNDNSLWGILSSHEEIYSKLDSLIKIYKISTAEDFFDLVVNNLNLREIYDYDSDDMINELLKLSKNYANDVDNSLQGFVAWFENNNITVKRDMEHSDKIRVMTVHGSKGLEAPIVILCDSTTLPVSSNKFIWDDKGEAEPLNNVANKEEFEGNTEHSTTAYTGVREDASIGLTYKLPSEASYARGRMFFSANAADTPEFLQTLKEAEKLKDLQEYVRLLYVAMTRAKDHLIICGFSNKSNISENCWYEMTKQIFN; from the coding sequence ATGAGCGATTTACAACAACAAGCATCCGATCCTAATTATTCCGTTTGGGTATCGGCTTCAGCCGGTACCGGTAAAACCAAAATCCTAACCGATCGATTTTTACGTTTGTTAATAACAGGCGTAGAACCTACAAATATTTTATGCCTTACTTTTACTAATGCTGCTGCTGTAGAGATGCAAGCAAGGATTAATAACAAACTTAGAAATCTTTCTCTTTGCGATGTAGGGAAACTAGAAGAAGAGCTCTTCTTAATGACTGGTCATAAACCACTATTGTTAGAAATAGAAAACGCAAAAACTTTATATGATAAACTACTAAATAGCAATGAGCCTTTAAATATCTATACAATTCATGCTTTTTGTCAAAAAATTCTTAAAACTTTTCCTTTAGAAGCAGGCATAACACCGGAATTTAAAATTCTTGAAGAAACCAAGCTGCAAGATATTTTTCTAAATATCAGGAACGAAATTTACTTAAGCAATGAGCATAATGACCTAATTAAAATTTTACTTAACCGCTTTCATGAAATAACTCTTCAAGATATTTTTACTGAAATAATTGAGCAGAAAATTAAATTCAAAAAGTTATTTACTTATAAAACTATTCCGGAAGAAATACACAATAAAAGATTAGCATTAGGAGAATTAAATAATATTTATGATAAGGTAAAAAACTTATTTCTAGAATATGATTTAGAAACAGAGCCGAAAGAACTTTTTTTTACGAAAGACGGGAAAAAGCGTAAAAGCCTTTTATCGAAAGAATTAATAAGAAAATATTTTAAATTATTGCCAGAGTTAAAAAAAATTACCTCTGAAATTTACCGCTTGGATGAGCTACGTCGCATAGAGGAGCTAGAATATCATACGAACTTACTTACTAAACTTGCTTATATTATCTTAAAAAAATACGACTCATATAAAGAAGAAAATAATTTACTCGATTACGACGATTTAATTTACTACACCGAGAAATTATTAAATAATAAAACTACGCATGAGTGGTTAGTACACAAACTTGAAAACGAGATAAATCATATTCTTGTTGATGAAGCACAAGACACAAGCCCCCCGCAGTGGGATATTATCACTACTTTAATAACAGAATTTAATGCGGCAGATAAGCCAAGTAATAGTACCTTTATAGTAGGCGACGATAAACAATCTATCTTCAGTTTTCAGGGCGCCGATCTTGCTAATTTCAGCTTAGTAAGTGAGCAACTAAAAACAAACCTTATAAGTGCTAATAAGAAATTCAAAAATATCACCCTTGAATATTCATATAGATCATGTGCAGAAATTTTACAATTTACTCACCATGTTTTGAAAAATATAAAATCCAATTACCCTAATTTATTCCTTTCGGATAATCCCTTAATATCTTCATTTCGTACACATCAAGGTTCTGTAACGGTATGGCCTTTAGTAACGAGTGAAAAACAAGAAGAGTTGTTTTGGGCATTGCCTGAAGATTATAAAAATTCTAAATCTGCTGCCGATTTACTCATAGAAAAAATCGTAAATTTCATAAAAGAACAAATAGAAAGCAAAGAAATTTTGCCCTCTTCCGCAAGCAGAATATCCGAAAAAGATTTCATGATATTAGTAAGAAAGAGAGATGAATTTAGTAATAATCTGATCAAGGAACTTAGCGAGGCTAAGCTTAAAGTTGAGGCAAGTGATAGAGTTAACCTTAAAGAAAATCTAACGATAATGGATTTAATTTCGGTAGCTAAATTTGTGTTATTACCTGATGATGATTTAAATCTTGCTGGCTTACTAAAATCACCGATTATCGGCATGAACGAGCAACAATTATACGAACTTCTTGTAAATAAAAATGATAATAGCTTATGGGGTATACTCTCTTCTCATGAGGAAATATATAGTAAGCTAGATTCTCTAATTAAAATTTATAAAATATCAACTGCCGAAGACTTCTTTGATTTAGTGGTGAATAACTTAAATTTACGAGAGATTTATGATTATGATAGCGATGATATGATAAATGAGTTGTTAAAGTTAAGTAAAAATTATGCGAATGATGTAGATAATTCTTTACAAGGATTTGTTGCCTGGTTTGAAAATAACAACATTACGGTTAAGCGTGATATGGAGCATTCGGACAAAATAAGAGTAATGACCGTCCACGGCTCTAAAGGGCTTGAAGCACCGATCGTTATATTATGCGATTCTACTACTTTGCCGGTAAGCAGCAATAAATTTATTTGGGATGATAAAGGTGAAGCAGAGCCCTTGAATAACGTAGCTAATAAAGAGGAATTTGAAGGAAACACGGAACACAGCACCACAGCATACACAGGCGTACGTGAGGATGCGAGTATCGGATTGACGTACAAATTACCTTCAGAAGCAAGTTATGCAAGAGGGCGGATGTTTTTTTCTGCTAATGCTGCCGATACCCCAGAATTTTTACAAACACTAAAAGAAGCTGAAAAATTAAAAGACTTACAGGAATATGTAAGACTACTCTACGTTGCAATGACAAGAGCTAAAGACCATTTAATTATATGTGGTTTCAGTAATAAATCCAATATTTCTGAAAATTGCTGGTATGAAATGACTAAACAGATTTTCAATTAA
- a CDS encoding SURF1 family protein — translation MTNKTNLTNFFVLITFIILISLGFWQLSRLKEKRLFLASMQTNLTSPAINLAEIQDGLPYHKVKITGQFLPNKDIYLYGRRSMSSEKDGYYLVTPFKTLENQIILVARGWFSNRNKNMIAQASNEHPHEIIGVTMPSEKTRSYLPANDVKNNVWLTLDLKAASETLELNLENFYIIRGGKDISNLDILLPLSINHLAAIRNDHLEYSLTWFGLAISLIVIYVIYRRNVIPV, via the coding sequence ATGACTAACAAAACTAATTTAACAAATTTCTTTGTACTTATAACCTTTATAATACTTATCTCTTTAGGCTTTTGGCAGCTTAGCCGCTTAAAAGAAAAGAGATTATTTTTAGCTTCAATGCAAACTAACCTAACCTCACCTGCAATTAATTTAGCAGAAATTCAAGACGGTTTACCTTATCACAAAGTAAAAATTACCGGTCAATTTTTGCCTAATAAAGACATATATTTATATGGCAGGCGTTCAATGTCGAGTGAAAAAGACGGCTATTATTTAGTGACTCCCTTTAAAACTTTAGAAAATCAAATTATTTTAGTAGCACGAGGTTGGTTTAGTAATCGCAATAAAAATATGATTGCCCAAGCTTCAAACGAGCATCCTCACGAGATTATCGGCGTTACTATGCCATCTGAAAAAACTCGTAGTTACTTACCTGCCAATGACGTTAAAAATAATGTGTGGCTAACGCTAGATTTAAAAGCTGCATCCGAAACTTTAGAGTTAAATCTAGAGAATTTTTATATTATCAGGGGAGGAAAAGACATTAGCAATCTAGATATTTTATTACCTCTTTCCATAAATCATTTAGCAGCTATTAGAAACGACCATTTAGAATACTCTTTAACTTGGTTTGGTCTTGCTATTTCCTTAATCGTAATATATGTGATTTATCGGCGTAATGTTATTCCTGTGTAG
- the dnaQ gene encoding DNA polymerase III subunit epsilon, translated as MSSLREIILDTETTGLDPKGGHRIVEIGAIEMVNKVLTGRHFHFYINPERDIPFEAYRIHGISGEFLKDKPLFHTIADDFLEFISDSKLIIHNAPFDIRFLNHELSLLKRAGIKLLELSNAIDTLVMARSMFPGARYSLDALCKRFKVDNSGRQLHGALKDAALLAEVYVELTGGRQSAFKMTDKSVEINNLATNQVNNKTEQATIVIKPTKEELQKHKEFINRILIPA; from the coding sequence ATGTCAAGTTTAAGAGAAATAATTTTAGATACCGAAACTACAGGGCTTGATCCAAAAGGCGGTCACCGAATCGTCGAAATCGGTGCAATTGAGATGGTGAATAAGGTATTGACCGGCAGACATTTTCATTTTTATATTAATCCTGAGCGAGACATACCGTTTGAGGCTTATAGAATTCACGGTATTTCCGGTGAGTTTTTAAAGGATAAGCCGTTGTTTCATACTATTGCCGATGATTTCTTAGAGTTTATCTCCGATAGTAAACTTATTATTCATAATGCTCCTTTCGATATTAGATTTCTAAATCATGAATTATCATTATTAAAAAGAGCTGGAATCAAACTTTTAGAACTGTCAAATGCTATCGATACTCTAGTTATGGCTCGAAGTATGTTTCCTGGAGCAAGATATAGTCTTGATGCTTTATGTAAAAGGTTTAAGGTTGATAATTCCGGAAGACAACTTCACGGCGCTTTGAAAGATGCAGCATTGCTTGCAGAAGTATATGTAGAACTAACGGGCGGTAGACAATCTGCTTTTAAAATGACTGATAAATCTGTCGAAATAAATAACTTAGCAACTAATCAAGTAAATAACAAAACAGAGCAAGCTACTATTGTTATTAAACCTACTAAAGAAGAGCTGCAAAAACATAAAGAATTTATAAATAGGATTTTAATACCGGCTTGA
- the coaE gene encoding dephospho-CoA kinase (Dephospho-CoA kinase (CoaE) performs the final step in coenzyme A biosynthesis.), with protein sequence MLAIGITGSYASGKTFILDYLAEKGYKTFCADRCIKELYQDLSVQTQILRLLPELEYFNIGKISNLIYNNDLAREKLQNFIYPLLIDKLILFKKENASSKFGFAEIPLLYEAKFDKYFDFVVTIHCCEEIRMQRAVTRSSFDIEIYNKIKEIQLSQESKIAKADFAINSGVDMLDLEKQIAELILVIARKL encoded by the coding sequence ATGTTAGCAATAGGTATTACCGGTAGCTATGCATCAGGCAAAACTTTTATTTTAGATTATTTAGCAGAAAAAGGATATAAAACTTTTTGTGCCGATAGATGTATAAAAGAATTATATCAAGATTTGAGCGTGCAAACTCAAATATTAAGATTATTACCTGAGCTTGAGTATTTCAATATTGGAAAAATCAGTAATTTAATCTACAATAACGACCTAGCTAGAGAAAAGCTGCAAAATTTTATTTATCCCTTACTAATAGATAAACTCATTTTATTTAAAAAAGAAAACGCTAGTTCTAAATTTGGTTTTGCCGAAATACCACTGCTTTATGAAGCTAAATTTGATAAATATTTTGATTTTGTCGTAACAATACATTGCTGTGAAGAAATAAGAATGCAGAGAGCAGTAACGAGATCTTCGTTTGATATAGAAATTTATAACAAAATTAAAGAAATTCAACTGTCACAAGAGAGTAAAATAGCAAAAGCAGATTTTGCTATAAATAGCGGTGTTGATATGCTAGATTTGGAAAAACAAATAGCCGAGCTAATTCTTGTTATTGCAAGGAAATTATAA
- a CDS encoding LpxI family protein: MLPNLGIIAGRGSLPYLIADNYTKQGGNCCIAAIKDEADIDQIKNFEYKVLKIGMVGEAIKYFKDNEVQNIIFIGGVNRPNFKNLAVDKIGGLLLFKILGQKIRGDDSLLKIVAYFFESYGFKVISSNEIYKNQQCDSSIITDTTLASSDKNDIELGTKLLNHLSSFDIAQSVIVESGYILGIEAAEGTDNLIARCTDLRKNPYGGVLVKIPKLGQDNRLDMPTIGPNTIKNLAKYNYKGVAIQKNNVIIVEEELTTKLANEHKIFITKC, translated from the coding sequence ATGCTACCAAATCTTGGAATTATCGCCGGCAGAGGTTCATTACCTTACTTAATAGCAGATAACTATACAAAGCAAGGCGGTAATTGTTGTATAGCCGCAATTAAAGACGAAGCCGATATAGATCAAATTAAAAATTTTGAATATAAAGTTTTAAAAATCGGTATGGTCGGGGAAGCTATAAAATATTTCAAGGATAATGAAGTACAAAATATTATTTTTATAGGTGGAGTTAATAGACCGAATTTTAAAAATTTAGCCGTAGATAAAATAGGTGGTTTATTGCTTTTCAAAATACTTGGACAAAAAATTCGAGGGGATGATAGTTTGCTAAAAATAGTAGCATATTTTTTTGAAAGCTACGGTTTTAAAGTAATTTCAAGTAATGAAATATATAAAAATCAACAATGTGACTCCAGTATTATAACCGATACCACCCTTGCGAGTTCAGATAAAAATGATATTGAGCTTGGAACGAAATTATTAAATCATCTAAGTTCATTCGACATCGCACAATCGGTTATAGTTGAAAGTGGATATATCCTTGGTATAGAGGCTGCCGAAGGGACGGATAATTTAATAGCAAGATGTACAGATTTACGTAAAAATCCTTATGGGGGAGTATTGGTAAAAATACCGAAATTAGGTCAAGATAATAGACTAGATATGCCAACGATTGGTCCTAATACTATAAAAAATCTTGCTAAATATAATTACAAGGGAGTAGCGATTCAGAAAAATAACGTAATTATAGTCGAAGAAGAATTAACTACAAAACTCGCTAATGAACATAAAATTTTTATAACAAAATGTTAG